The Flavivirga eckloniae genomic interval GTTATGGCAAATGTGTGGGAGCAGATAAAACCCATTTAAGATTAACGGCAACACAATCTGGAGCGAATAATATTGTCTGTATTGGTTTTAATATGGGCGATAAGCTTGATTTGATTTCTGATAAAAAACCATTTAGAGCAGTTTATTCTATAGATGAAAATGAGTGGCAAGGAAATGTATCGTTGCAGCTTAAGTTAAAAGATATTAAGGAATAGATTTATTGATAATAACTAAAATAAAACAATTGCTATTCTTAGACTAGTAAAAATTAAATTTTAATGGCGAAAAAAGACCCCTATGCGGCTTTAAGAATTAGAGAGTTCAATATTTTTTTATTAGTTCGGTTTGTATTGGTATTTGGCTGGTCTATGCAATTTATTGTTATTGAATGGCAAGTATATACCTTAACCAAAGACCCTTTGTCTCTTGGAATTATTGGTTTAATGGAAATAATTCCGGCATTTACCATGGCGTTATTTGCAGGACATATTGTAGACCAAAAAGAAAAACGAAACTTGCTAGCTACATGCATTGCTGCTTTTTCACTAATTAGTTTAGGGCTGTTTTTGTTAACCTGGGATGTCGTTGTTGAAGGTTGGACTACTAAAACAATACTCTACTCTATTTATGGCTTGGTGTTTTTTGGTGGTTTTTTACGTTCCTTTTTCGGACCCACCATTTTTTCTTTAGTGGCGTTGATCGTGCCTAAAAAAATATACCCGAATGCGGCTACCTGGAATAGTTCTACTTGGCAAATGGCAGGTGTTTTAGGACCAGCTTTTGGAGGACTTTCTATTGGTTGGATTGGTGTGCATTGGTCGTTATGCATCATTTTTGGGCTGGTTTTACTGTCTTTATTTATTTTATTTCAGATAAAACGGAAACCTATTTTAAATCCTAAAATTGGGGAGCCTGTAATACAAAGTTTAAAAGAGGGAGTTCGTTTTGTATTTAAAACAAAGGCTATTTTAGGTGCTATGACTTTAGATATGGTCGCTGTTTTATTTGGTGGAGCCATAGCTTTATTGCCTGTTTTCGCTCAAGATATTTTAAAGGTAGGAAGTGAAGGGTTTGGTGTATTACGCGCTGCCCCTGCTGTCGGTGCTTTTTTAACCATGTTGGTTACAGCATATATACCAATAAGTAAAAATGCTGGGATGAAATTACTAGCTGCTATTTTTGGGTTTGGTGTTTGTATTATAGTCTTTGGGTTATCGTCTGTTTTCTGGATTTCGCTACTGGCATTATTTTTTAGTGGAATGACAGATGGTGTTTCTATGGTGATTAGACAAACTATTTTACAAATTAAAACACCTGATAATATGCGCGGACGTGTATCGTCTGTAAATTCTATGTTTGTTGGATCTTCTAACGAGTTGGGTGCTTTTGAAAGTGGTATAACCGCTAAGTATATGGGAACGGTTGTAGCAGTTGTTTTTGGAGGTACAATGACGCTGCTAACTGTTATAACCACAGGGTTAGTATCGCCGTCGTTTAGAAAATTAGATTTAACAAAGGATATTGAGGCGCATGAGAATGACGAATAGTTAACAAGCGCTTTTATTTGGCAAGTATCTTTTAATATTTACGAGTTTAATAGTCTTAAAACAAGTGCTTATTAGCAAAAAAAATGAATTTGTAATAATAAATATTACAAATTCATTTAGTTGACAAGTCAAAGTCAATTACTGAAAAATTATTTTTTCAGTAATTTTTTTGTTGCTATCACATTACCTTGATTGTAAAGAACTAAGAAATAAATTCCTGAAGGCCCATTTACTGTTATTTCAGATTCATTAGCATCAATACTATTTACTTCACGCCCAATAGAATCATATATAATTGCTTTTGTATACGATGATTGAGAGCTAGTATTTAAATTAAATGACTCTTGAAAAGGATTTGGAGATACGTTAAATTTCTTAACTTCACCAATATTAGAAGTACTCAATACATTACCCGTAGAGACTAAAACACCATTAAAACGATTTCTTGTTTGAGGCCCTCCTGTGACACCTCCTGGTGGGTCATCCTGAAGGTTTGCTAACCAAGTAGATACGATTTCATAGTCTTTACCTACTCCAGTAGTAAATACCCATCCTGTTTTGTTAATGTCATCAGCATCAGTTGGAGAAGGTGGGTTGTTATCTATAATTTGAGCTGCGCCAACGACTCCGCCTCCAACTTCTCTCAACTCTACAGACATTCTTGCTGGGTATAACTCCAATCCTTCAAGATGAAAACTCTCAATGGTGTATTCTGTATTGTCATCAAGACCGCTGATTTGTACAGTAAGTGTAGCAGAGCCAAAAACAAAATCCCTTAGTACATCTGATAAGGAACCAGCCCTATCTCTAGTTGGGCCTCCCTCTACCATTGTGAATGTTACGTCGCTTGTTGTTCCTGCCGTTGCAGAAGGGACAACAGCAGTTGCATTTGCCGGTACATTAAAACCTGGACTTGCAGTTGTGCCACCTAATGAAGCATATACCCCCGCACTTTCTGCGAGAGTGATATCTACACCAAAAGATTGAGCATTGATTGTTGTTACTGCTAAAAGGGCAGTTAGTCCTAAAAAGTAGTTTTTTGTCTTCATAAATTTTGATTTTTATTTAGTTTAAATTAGTGGCTAAAAATCCTCATTTAATGAAGTTGTTGTAAATAATTGATTATTAGCCGTGTATATACAAATATAGTTTTCAATAAGAAATAAAATATATGAATTTTGATATATTGTATATGAATATTTACATAAAACTGTTATTTATTTGTTTTTTAGGTAATATTAGCATAGTCTGTTACGAGTAACCTTACGAATTCGTTTTACTGTGTATTAAAAAAAGAGATGGTAAATGGTTTTTATTCTTACGTCTATCAAAAAGCTTTTAGCTTCTCAGATCATTCTTTGTTAAAATGTTATAGCACTATAAAATGATTTTTCAGATTTCTTAAGGTCTTGAAGCTATGTATGAAGCACTTTCATCTGGTATCGTCATCCTTTAGAAGGTTAGATTTAACAAAAGATATTGAGGCGCACGAGAATGAAGAATGATAAGCTGGTTCTTGGTCGTTTTTTTAGATAATGTTTTTTTAAAGTGACGTGAATCTTGGATAAAAGAATTTATGTTGTTGTGTGTCCCAGACTTGTTTCAGAACTATTTTTTACTGTCACAGTGCTCTCCTCTTTAAATTAAAGCCGAGAAATGAATTTCGATTTTGATAAAAATAGGAAGAAAGAGGAGTTTTATTAAAAATAACAAACAAATATAACCCTCCGAATCCCGATTACATCGGGATCCACCTCCCTTTTTAAAAGGGAGGAACACCTTGAATTCTTAAGCAAGATTCACCTTAAAGTAAATAAGATCGCTCCATTTTCCCCTCTTGAGTCATAAACGTTTGTAGCGGCAGATTCTTTCAGGATGTCAATAGATTTAATATTGTTTGGGTTTATATTTTTAACCTTATCTTTGGTAGAAACATAACCATCGATTACAAATAAATGATCGTTATATTTTGATATAAGTTTAGCAAATGGACTAGAAGATCTTACTTTATATTTTTAGTCTTAATAAATATAACTCCGTTTTTACCTTTCTCGCCATACTTTGCTACTTCTTTTCGCCCATTTTCCCTAAATGATATTAGAGCAACATCAGATAGCACTATCGTGTCTAGTGCTTTTTCA includes:
- a CDS encoding MFS transporter, whose protein sequence is MAKKDPYAALRIREFNIFLLVRFVLVFGWSMQFIVIEWQVYTLTKDPLSLGIIGLMEIIPAFTMALFAGHIVDQKEKRNLLATCIAAFSLISLGLFLLTWDVVVEGWTTKTILYSIYGLVFFGGFLRSFFGPTIFSLVALIVPKKIYPNAATWNSSTWQMAGVLGPAFGGLSIGWIGVHWSLCIIFGLVLLSLFILFQIKRKPILNPKIGEPVIQSLKEGVRFVFKTKAILGAMTLDMVAVLFGGAIALLPVFAQDILKVGSEGFGVLRAAPAVGAFLTMLVTAYIPISKNAGMKLLAAIFGFGVCIIVFGLSSVFWISLLALFFSGMTDGVSMVIRQTILQIKTPDNMRGRVSSVNSMFVGSSNELGAFESGITAKYMGTVVAVVFGGTMTLLTVITTGLVSPSFRKLDLTKDIEAHENDE
- a CDS encoding T9SS type A sorting domain-containing protein — its product is MKTKNYFLGLTALLAVTTINAQSFGVDITLAESAGVYASLGGTTASPGFNVPANATAVVPSATAGTTSDVTFTMVEGGPTRDRAGSLSDVLRDFVFGSATLTVQISGLDDNTEYTIESFHLEGLELYPARMSVELREVGGGVVGAAQIIDNNPPSPTDADDINKTGWVFTTGVGKDYEIVSTWLANLQDDPPGGVTGGPQTRNRFNGVLVSTGNVLSTSNIGEVKKFNVSPNPFQESFNLNTSSQSSYTKAIIYDSIGREVNSIDANESEITVNGPSGIYFLVLYNQGNVIATKKLLKK